Proteins encoded together in one Lutra lutra chromosome 4, mLutLut1.2, whole genome shotgun sequence window:
- the LOC125098040 gene encoding bile acid receptor-like isoform X2, with amino-acid sequence MANSYVTTSDGYCFAEPVQYYDILPEQINYQLHDTDFQESAYCQYSTAQFPTALQSQSLQSHFNTYSLDPQFSGGDCGFGSYELNKPTYVVDHDAEDGYSGIKRSRLTHSSIRIKRQEELCVVCGDKASGYHYNALTCEGCKGLLTEIQCKSKRLRKNFKQKNSFYSSIKVEEEGLDNKLVSSTRAGKMIKESMELTQEEHQLINNIVAAHQKYTIPLEETKKFLQKYVNPELSFLRLSETVVLHLQGLMDFTKGLPGFENLTAEDQTALCKGSKTEVMFLHGAQLYSQKECLSSASESPMRISDHSDHSLNFPNQSDNRSVIYSMETFCNEDCPPTTLTGIAEEFITTLFYFYRRMSELNITNTEYALLAATTVFFSDRPYLKDKQHVENIQEPILQILYKYSKIYHPEDLQHFAHLIGRLTELRTLTHNYSEILSTWKAKDPKLASSLLEQWNLYSHC; translated from the exons ATGGCAAATTCTTATGTCACTACATCTGATGGTTACTGTTTTGCTGAACCAGTGCAGTACTATG ATATTCTGCCAGAGCAAATCAACTATCAGCTGCACGACACTGATTTTCAAGAATCAGCTTATTGCCAGTACTCTACGGCCCAGTTTCCAACAGCTCTGCAGTCCCAATCTTTACAAAGTCATTTCAACACTTACAGCTTGGATCCACAGTTCAGTGGTGGAGACTGTGGATTTGGTTCCTATGAACTAAATAAACCCACTTATGTGGTTGACCATGATGCTGAAGATGGATATTCTGGAATAAAAAGGTCCAGACTAACTCACTCTTCTATTCGGATTAAGCGACAGGAAGAACTCTGTGTGGTTTGTGGTGATAAAGCATCAGGATATCATTATAATGCACTTACTTGCGAAGGTTGCAAgg GTTTGCTCACAGAAATCCAATGCAAATCAAAGAGACTTCGAAAGAACTTTAAACAGAAGAATAGTTTTTACTCTAGCATcaaagtggaagaggaaggactAGACAACAAGCTTGTATCATCCACTAGAGCTGGAAAAATG ATTAAGGAGAGTATGGAACTTACTCAAGAGGAACATCAGCTCATTAATAACATTGTGGCTGCTCATCAAAAATATACAATTCCTttagaggaaacaaagaaattt CTGCAGAAGTATGTAAATCCTGAACTGAGCTTTTTGAGACTCTCGGAGACAGTGGTCCTACACCTACAGGGGTTAATGGATTTTACCAAGGGACTCCCAG GATTTGAAAATTTGACAGCTGAGGACCAGACTGCATTATGCAAAGGATCAAAAACTGAAGTGATGTTCCTTCATGGGGCCCAACTTTACAGTCAGAAAGAATGTCTTTCATCAGCTTCTGAAA GTCCTATGAGAATATCAGATCATTCAGATCATTCACTGAATTTTCCCAATCAGAGTGATAATAGAAGTGTTATTTATTCTATGGAAACATTTTGCAATGAAGACTGTCCACCTACTACACTGACTG GTATTGCTGAAGAATTCATTACCACATTGTTTTACTTCTACAGAAGAATGAGTGAACTTAATATTACTAATACTGAATATGCTCTGCTTGCAGCAACAACTGTGTTTTTTTCAG ATCGTCCATACCTTAAAGATAAGCAGCATGTGGAAAATATACAAGAACCCATTTTACAAATTTTgtacaaatattcaaaaatttatcATCCAGAAGACCTACAGCATTTTGCTCATCTCATAGGGAGGCTCACTGAACTAAGAACACTGACTCACAACTACTCAGAAATACTTAGCACCTGGAAAGCAAAGGACCCCAAATTGGCTAGTTCACTCTTGGAGCAATGGAATTTGTATTCACAttgttga
- the LOC125098040 gene encoding bile acid receptor-like isoform X1, with amino-acid sequence MANSYVTTSDGYCFAEPVQYYDILPEQINYQLHDTDFQESAYCQYSTAQFPTALQSQSLQSHFNTYSLDPQFSGGDCGFGSYELNKPTYVVDHDAEDGYSGIKRSRLTHSSIRIKRQEELCVVCGDKASGYHYNALTCEGCKGFFRRSITKNAVYHCKNGGHCEMDMYMRRKCQECRLKKCKAVGMLAECLLTEIQCKSKRLRKNFKQKNSFYSSIKVEEEGLDNKLVSSTRAGKMIKESMELTQEEHQLINNIVAAHQKYTIPLEETKKFLQKYVNPELSFLRLSETVVLHLQGLMDFTKGLPGFENLTAEDQTALCKGSKTEVMFLHGAQLYSQKECLSSASESPMRISDHSDHSLNFPNQSDNRSVIYSMETFCNEDCPPTTLTGIAEEFITTLFYFYRRMSELNITNTEYALLAATTVFFSDRPYLKDKQHVENIQEPILQILYKYSKIYHPEDLQHFAHLIGRLTELRTLTHNYSEILSTWKAKDPKLASSLLEQWNLYSHC; translated from the exons ATGGCAAATTCTTATGTCACTACATCTGATGGTTACTGTTTTGCTGAACCAGTGCAGTACTATG ATATTCTGCCAGAGCAAATCAACTATCAGCTGCACGACACTGATTTTCAAGAATCAGCTTATTGCCAGTACTCTACGGCCCAGTTTCCAACAGCTCTGCAGTCCCAATCTTTACAAAGTCATTTCAACACTTACAGCTTGGATCCACAGTTCAGTGGTGGAGACTGTGGATTTGGTTCCTATGAACTAAATAAACCCACTTATGTGGTTGACCATGATGCTGAAGATGGATATTCTGGAATAAAAAGGTCCAGACTAACTCACTCTTCTATTCGGATTAAGCGACAGGAAGAACTCTGTGTGGTTTGTGGTGATAAAGCATCAGGATATCATTATAATGCACTTACTTGCGAAGGTTGCAAgg GTTTTTTTCGACGTAGTATCACCAAAAATGCAGTATATCACTGCAAGAATGGTGGCCACTGTGAAATGGACATGTACATGCGTAGGAAATGTCAAGAGTGCAGACTGAAAAAGTGTAAGGCAGTAGGAATGCTGGCAGAAT GTTTGCTCACAGAAATCCAATGCAAATCAAAGAGACTTCGAAAGAACTTTAAACAGAAGAATAGTTTTTACTCTAGCATcaaagtggaagaggaaggactAGACAACAAGCTTGTATCATCCACTAGAGCTGGAAAAATG ATTAAGGAGAGTATGGAACTTACTCAAGAGGAACATCAGCTCATTAATAACATTGTGGCTGCTCATCAAAAATATACAATTCCTttagaggaaacaaagaaattt CTGCAGAAGTATGTAAATCCTGAACTGAGCTTTTTGAGACTCTCGGAGACAGTGGTCCTACACCTACAGGGGTTAATGGATTTTACCAAGGGACTCCCAG GATTTGAAAATTTGACAGCTGAGGACCAGACTGCATTATGCAAAGGATCAAAAACTGAAGTGATGTTCCTTCATGGGGCCCAACTTTACAGTCAGAAAGAATGTCTTTCATCAGCTTCTGAAA GTCCTATGAGAATATCAGATCATTCAGATCATTCACTGAATTTTCCCAATCAGAGTGATAATAGAAGTGTTATTTATTCTATGGAAACATTTTGCAATGAAGACTGTCCACCTACTACACTGACTG GTATTGCTGAAGAATTCATTACCACATTGTTTTACTTCTACAGAAGAATGAGTGAACTTAATATTACTAATACTGAATATGCTCTGCTTGCAGCAACAACTGTGTTTTTTTCAG ATCGTCCATACCTTAAAGATAAGCAGCATGTGGAAAATATACAAGAACCCATTTTACAAATTTTgtacaaatattcaaaaatttatcATCCAGAAGACCTACAGCATTTTGCTCATCTCATAGGGAGGCTCACTGAACTAAGAACACTGACTCACAACTACTCAGAAATACTTAGCACCTGGAAAGCAAAGGACCCCAAATTGGCTAGTTCACTCTTGGAGCAATGGAATTTGTATTCACAttgttga